The Desulfomonile tiedjei genome includes a region encoding these proteins:
- a CDS encoding MMPL family transporter: MNSKDKLDLSNKNILDILVDYRRALLIVVVLLTVALAFFVPRMQADPSLKAGVDPTSESFLQHQKLVEIFGNEEFILVAIKNERGATNPAMLRALQAITTGLEGMDDIGEVVSLSNLRVFQKKGELFGGYPFIQTKDGELSLPDPDRLESMRKALPITDLLLSKDLKTLGILTKLQERCRMDTCSVDQITADMDQIAKKHVPPGSETRMIGAPLIRQAIHRYNIQTGIIFGTLCLLIGTVVSVYVFRSWKVTLISNGILCICVLWVLGLMALLGIPLNSTTSLSFGFIPIVTIELVIHMVVRYHQFHRTASNKLDAIKLAVRWLARPCCICCMTTAVGFGSLMVSSIPMVRQLGFIMSVGIMMSFGLSMILIPAIFSFLKSLDVPEESSVVVGWLDKALGKIENAIFSHYRAFVAFGAAITVLLFAGAPMVKSDPQILRWLSDSTPEVKDLQFVEKNLAAFNSMELMVQASPGTFKDPAAWKKVSELEKALRANPEVAGIDSLLPLLQYLNNLLGSGTDPEKDLFSNKALIPQLLTLATMSPEGKRVVRRFVNDSFDAVHISVRIKNSPSVPIGNTIDTIRSTANSIMGATARVTVTGDLVVVQDQAANLIKDQIWSMFLAITIITVLMMIQLGSPLLGLLCLIPNVPPVAAVFGIMGWFGISLDSITVFAATVAIGLAVDNTIHFLTQLKREISLSPQNGIDECVRRAYRLTSKQIISWSTVTLLGFIALAVSPFRPVVFFGILGCSSLLLGLYGDLIFVQSLILWSPAVKRTITKLIEKELRRSEGSEHYVGSASREVEPRVKIG, translated from the coding sequence ATGAATTCAAAGGACAAGTTAGACCTTTCCAACAAGAACATTCTGGATATCTTGGTGGATTATCGCCGCGCCTTGTTGATAGTGGTGGTGTTGCTGACCGTAGCGTTGGCCTTCTTCGTTCCTCGCATGCAAGCGGATCCGTCTCTGAAAGCGGGGGTCGACCCGACTTCCGAATCTTTTCTTCAGCACCAGAAACTTGTGGAGATTTTTGGAAACGAAGAGTTCATTCTCGTGGCAATTAAGAATGAGCGAGGCGCTACTAATCCCGCAATGCTCAGGGCGCTTCAGGCAATAACCACCGGCTTGGAAGGGATGGACGATATTGGTGAGGTAGTCAGCCTCTCAAACTTGCGCGTCTTTCAAAAGAAAGGGGAGTTGTTCGGGGGCTATCCATTCATCCAAACCAAGGATGGGGAACTCTCCCTCCCTGATCCGGATCGATTGGAGAGCATGCGGAAGGCGCTGCCCATAACGGACCTGCTGTTATCCAAGGATTTGAAGACGCTGGGAATCCTGACAAAGCTGCAGGAACGGTGCCGCATGGACACCTGTTCGGTGGACCAGATTACGGCAGACATGGACCAGATAGCGAAGAAGCATGTCCCGCCGGGGTCGGAGACTCGCATGATAGGTGCGCCTCTGATCCGGCAGGCCATCCACAGGTACAACATCCAGACCGGTATAATCTTCGGGACTCTGTGTCTGCTCATAGGCACTGTCGTGTCTGTGTACGTCTTCAGGAGTTGGAAGGTCACCCTCATCTCCAACGGCATACTGTGCATATGCGTTCTTTGGGTCCTGGGACTGATGGCCCTGTTGGGCATACCGTTGAATTCGACCACGTCGCTTTCGTTTGGATTCATTCCGATTGTAACCATAGAGTTGGTTATCCACATGGTGGTGCGATACCACCAATTTCATCGGACAGCCTCAAATAAGCTGGATGCGATTAAATTGGCCGTCCGGTGGTTGGCTCGACCTTGCTGTATTTGCTGCATGACAACGGCCGTGGGTTTTGGATCATTAATGGTCAGTTCGATTCCAATGGTCCGGCAACTCGGATTCATTATGTCTGTCGGGATCATGATGTCGTTCGGTCTCTCGATGATCCTGATCCCTGCAATCTTCAGCTTTCTGAAGTCTCTCGATGTTCCGGAAGAATCAAGCGTGGTAGTGGGTTGGCTCGATAAGGCTCTCGGCAAGATTGAAAACGCGATTTTCAGCCATTATCGGGCCTTCGTGGCATTTGGAGCCGCAATCACGGTGCTGCTATTCGCGGGCGCTCCAATGGTGAAAAGCGATCCTCAAATCTTACGCTGGCTAAGCGATTCCACTCCTGAGGTGAAAGACCTCCAATTTGTTGAGAAAAACCTTGCGGCGTTCAATTCGATGGAGCTGATGGTGCAAGCATCGCCAGGCACGTTCAAGGATCCTGCGGCCTGGAAGAAGGTTTCCGAGCTGGAGAAAGCTCTCCGGGCAAACCCCGAAGTCGCGGGCATTGATTCGCTGCTCCCATTGCTACAATATTTGAACAATCTCCTTGGCTCCGGAACTGATCCGGAAAAAGACCTCTTCTCCAATAAAGCCCTGATTCCCCAGCTTCTGACGCTGGCAACCATGAGCCCCGAGGGCAAGCGGGTCGTTCGTAGGTTTGTCAATGACAGCTTCGACGCGGTTCATATTTCGGTCCGTATAAAGAATTCCCCATCAGTGCCCATCGGAAACACTATCGACACCATTCGTTCAACGGCAAACTCGATAATGGGAGCCACAGCCCGAGTTACAGTTACCGGAGATCTTGTGGTGGTGCAGGATCAGGCGGCCAACCTGATCAAGGACCAAATTTGGTCTATGTTCCTTGCCATTACGATTATAACCGTGCTGATGATGATACAGTTGGGTTCCCCGCTTCTGGGGCTGCTATGCCTCATTCCGAACGTCCCGCCGGTGGCCGCGGTTTTCGGCATCATGGGTTGGTTCGGGATTTCTCTGGATTCCATAACCGTTTTTGCTGCAACTGTGGCCATTGGTCTGGCGGTGGACAACACGATTCATTTCCTGACCCAATTGAAGAGGGAGATCAGTCTGAGTCCGCAGAACGGAATTGACGAGTGCGTAAGGCGGGCATACCGGCTTACCTCCAAGCAAATTATTTCGTGGTCTACGGTGACGCTGTTGGGATTTATCGCTCTGGCAGTCTCCCCGTTTCGACCTGTTGTCTTCTTCGGAATCCTGGGATGCTCGTCCCTGCTGCTAGGACTGTACGGAGATCTCATTTTCGTCCAATCATTGATCCTGTGGTCCCCGGCCGTAAAACGAACTATAACGAAGCTGATTGAAAAAGAGCTGAGGCGCTCCGAGGGTTCGGAACATTACGTCGGCTCCGCTTCGCGGGAAGTCGAGCCCAGAGTGAAGATCGGATGA
- a CDS encoding YdcF family protein, which yields MEELLFVFKKVLARLFFPVSVALLLGIAGLFLRRRRGMSLFLLGAATLWLLVFSFPITGLMLIRSLESRAGGYADPKTLSGLGVRHIVVLSSGFREGHLSHADRLGCSVLRLLEGVRLWRATSGSKLILTGGTIPGLNTEVSIAKAMAEMALDLGVPTRAMVLESESWTTEDQARLVAPIVGKGPFALVTSGYHMPRAVLIFEREGLRPVAAPCDFFARKILWHYDTLIPNADGLWMSQVATQEHMVRWWVLLKQRLGW from the coding sequence ATGGAAGAACTCTTGTTCGTGTTCAAGAAGGTTCTGGCCCGTCTTTTTTTTCCTGTATCGGTGGCTTTGTTGCTGGGGATCGCCGGCCTATTCTTGCGGCGCAGGCGCGGTATGTCTCTTTTCCTCCTTGGCGCAGCGACGCTGTGGCTACTGGTCTTCTCTTTCCCCATTACCGGGCTGATGCTCATCCGATCCCTGGAGTCTCGAGCAGGCGGTTATGCGGACCCAAAAACCTTGTCCGGTCTCGGGGTGCGCCACATAGTGGTCCTTTCCTCGGGCTTTCGTGAAGGCCACTTGTCTCACGCCGATCGGCTCGGGTGTTCGGTGCTTCGTCTACTTGAAGGCGTACGGCTCTGGAGAGCCACATCCGGAAGCAAATTGATTCTGACAGGCGGGACTATTCCAGGGTTGAATACCGAGGTCAGCATTGCCAAAGCAATGGCCGAAATGGCCCTGGACCTCGGTGTGCCGACCCGAGCGATGGTCCTGGAGAGCGAATCGTGGACAACCGAAGATCAGGCGAGGCTGGTTGCTCCCATTGTGGGAAAAGGCCCCTTTGCCCTGGTCACCTCCGGATACCACATGCCCCGTGCGGTCCTGATCTTTGAACGTGAAGGCCTGCGCCCCGTCGCTGCTCCCTGCGATTTCTTCGCGCGTAAGATCCTCTGGCATTACGATACCTTGATCCCTAATGCCGACGGCTTGTGGATGAGCCAGGTTGCTACCCAGGAGCACATGGTCCGCTGGTGGGTGCTGCTGAAACAGCGTCTAGGCTGGTAA
- a CDS encoding universal stress protein, whose amino-acid sequence MIPKKILVCTDFSENSRPALQHAIEYAKAFGASLSILHVLNSSRLGYPAFEIGVPFDLQSVLKAIEESVGKAFEDLVDECKKEIADVKTFSRMGVPAGEIVRLAEEESIDLIVMGTHGWTGFKHLVLGSTAENVVRSADCPVLTVKSTAGAEDLS is encoded by the coding sequence ATGATCCCGAAGAAAATACTCGTTTGTACGGACTTTTCAGAGAACTCCAGGCCCGCGCTTCAACACGCGATAGAGTATGCGAAGGCCTTTGGAGCCTCACTTTCAATTCTGCATGTTCTCAACTCATCGCGCCTCGGCTATCCCGCATTTGAAATCGGCGTCCCTTTTGATTTGCAATCGGTCCTGAAAGCGATTGAGGAATCGGTCGGCAAAGCCTTTGAGGACCTCGTCGACGAGTGCAAAAAGGAAATCGCCGACGTGAAGACGTTTTCCCGCATGGGTGTTCCGGCCGGTGAGATAGTTCGCTTGGCTGAAGAAGAGTCCATAGATCTAATCGTCATGGGGACTCACGGATGGACCGGATTCAAGCATCTTGTTCTGGGCAGTACAGCGGAAAATGTGGTCAGGAGCGCCGACTGCCCGGTTTTGACGGTCAAGTCAACCGCCGGAGCCGAGGACCTTTCCTGA
- a CDS encoding fused MFS/spermidine synthase: MNEEQARGWRYTPHVIVFFSSAFIMVVEIVAGRLVARHLGNSLYTWTSIIGVILAGMSTGNYIGGRLADRWRPEGLLGFLFLVASIMCLSVLPMNHVFPAWDYFEELTWPTRTFLTVFGIFLLPAVALGTISPPAAKMAVERGDTVGQSIGSVYAWGAVGSIAGTLATGFWLVASLGSRGVVLSVSFALAVMAVLLGPKRWLPAIWAAILGALLVFSQLPPYAGWKAEEVVEKLGLRENVEGLVAKDSNYQFINVHETRSDTDSSRHILSLRLDYLIHGYVDLNDPSHLEYKYERLYRDVVRRFFSDRKTVSAFFIGGGSYTFPRWVLFEWPGSVVDVAEIDPMVVDVNYGVLGLPTNSPIRTFPADARNVVDSLAAEARYDLIVGDAFNDLSVPFHLTTLEFNQKVARHLAPKGLYMVNLIDDWEFARLLGSYFLTLKKTFRHVNVFCTELEGVKEGRETFVLAASMEPLQVDDWQPGHGSGFPGSAFTEKQIAKLARKSQGRILIDDNAPVENLLEPVVRRRQ; encoded by the coding sequence ATGAATGAGGAACAGGCAAGGGGCTGGCGTTATACGCCTCATGTAATAGTATTCTTCAGCTCCGCCTTTATCATGGTCGTGGAAATAGTCGCAGGTCGCCTCGTGGCCAGGCACCTGGGGAATTCGTTGTATACGTGGACCAGCATTATAGGCGTGATCCTCGCGGGAATGAGCACCGGGAACTATATTGGAGGGCGGCTCGCAGACCGCTGGCGCCCTGAAGGACTTCTAGGATTTCTGTTCTTGGTGGCCTCCATAATGTGCCTTTCAGTGCTGCCCATGAACCATGTTTTCCCCGCATGGGACTATTTCGAGGAACTGACGTGGCCTACGCGCACCTTTCTGACGGTCTTCGGCATATTTCTTCTGCCGGCTGTAGCGCTCGGGACCATCAGTCCGCCGGCCGCGAAAATGGCCGTGGAACGCGGGGATACGGTGGGTCAGAGTATCGGATCGGTTTACGCGTGGGGCGCGGTGGGGAGCATCGCGGGAACGCTTGCCACCGGGTTCTGGCTGGTCGCATCCCTCGGTTCGAGGGGAGTGGTGCTGTCGGTATCATTCGCGTTGGCTGTGATGGCTGTCCTCCTTGGACCTAAACGATGGCTTCCCGCCATCTGGGCTGCAATCCTGGGAGCGCTCCTTGTGTTTTCTCAGCTTCCGCCTTACGCGGGGTGGAAAGCGGAAGAAGTGGTTGAAAAACTGGGACTTCGGGAAAACGTTGAAGGCCTTGTGGCCAAGGATAGCAATTACCAATTTATAAACGTCCACGAGACCCGGAGCGATACCGACTCGTCTCGACATATTCTCAGCCTGCGACTGGATTACCTCATTCACGGGTACGTGGATCTGAACGACCCATCGCATCTGGAATACAAGTACGAGCGCCTTTATCGAGACGTGGTGAGGAGGTTTTTCAGCGACAGGAAGACCGTTTCGGCCTTCTTTATAGGCGGGGGCAGCTATACCTTTCCCCGATGGGTATTGTTCGAATGGCCGGGATCAGTGGTTGACGTCGCGGAGATCGACCCCATGGTGGTAGATGTCAACTACGGCGTACTCGGGCTGCCCACGAACAGCCCCATCCGCACATTTCCAGCGGATGCCAGAAATGTGGTTGACTCACTTGCCGCTGAAGCTCGGTACGATCTGATTGTAGGCGACGCGTTCAACGACCTGTCCGTTCCGTTTCACCTGACCACCTTGGAATTTAACCAAAAAGTGGCCCGTCATCTCGCGCCCAAAGGGCTGTACATGGTGAATCTCATCGACGATTGGGAATTCGCAAGACTGCTGGGAAGCTATTTCCTGACCCTGAAGAAGACGTTTCGCCATGTGAACGTGTTCTGCACCGAGCTTGAAGGAGTCAAGGAGGGGCGGGAAACCTTTGTTCTTGCTGCATCTATGGAGCCGCTACAAGTGGACGACTGGCAGCCCGGACACGGTTCCGGATTTCCCGGGTCGGCGTTTACCGAAAAGCAGATCGCAAAACTTGCACGCAAATCCCAGGGACGCATCCTCATAGACGATAATGCCCCGGTGGAAAACCTCCTGGAGCCTGTGGTGAGGCGGCGACAGTAA
- a CDS encoding cytidine deaminase — protein MHSSDHGFSRDPHAGQWDVERLLQKARKAKENASVPLSRFRVGAAVLTVNGTIFEGCNTESLIPVLGVCAERNAVNHAIIHGERSFLAVAVASDLFSPLLPCGTCLQYIQEFARQEGRDILIIAEGRSGDRVITSLDELFRGGFPPETSVKEIQESFRWTAE, from the coding sequence ATGCACTCAAGTGATCATGGATTCTCACGCGACCCTCACGCCGGCCAGTGGGACGTCGAAAGGCTGCTCCAAAAAGCACGCAAAGCAAAGGAGAACGCGTCCGTCCCTTTGAGCCGTTTCCGGGTTGGAGCTGCCGTCCTCACTGTCAACGGCACTATTTTTGAGGGCTGCAACACGGAAAGCCTTATCCCCGTACTCGGGGTGTGCGCGGAGCGCAATGCCGTCAACCACGCCATAATCCACGGCGAACGGAGCTTCCTGGCTGTCGCTGTGGCCTCTGATCTCTTTTCACCTCTTCTCCCGTGTGGAACGTGCCTCCAGTATATCCAGGAGTTCGCGCGGCAGGAGGGGCGCGACATCCTGATCATCGCGGAAGGCCGTTCGGGCGACAGAGTGATCACCAGCCTGGATGAACTCTTCCGAGGCGGGTTTCCGCCGGAGACTTCAGTCAAAGAGATCCAGGAATCCTTCCGCTGGACCGCTGAGTGA
- a CDS encoding vitamin B12-dependent ribonucleotide reductase has product MAERIPSIRERRRHDLPSTVEVTAQGLKFHRLFSVAGRDPMEMVEWERRSAIIRNDKGEVIFEQTGVEAPAFWSDMAVNVVVSRYFRGRAGNPERETSIRGLILRVADTIVNWGREQGYFASDDDSNIFRDELIYLLVFQKASFNSPVWFNVGIEASPQCSACFILSLDDTMDSILRWYTQEGIIFKGGSGSGVNVSRLRSAREQLSGGGTASGPISFMKAADASAGVIKSGGKTRRAAKMVILNADHPDILDFIRSKATEEKKAQALIRAGYDGSLEGEAYATVAFQNANHSVRVTDEFMKAEKDDGEWKTRFILSGETAGTYRARDLLREIAQAAHTCGDPGIQFDTTINRWHTCPETAPIRASNPCSEYMHVDDSACNLASLKLTAFLDPSDLFRVDAFRHAVDIMITAQDILVDKASYPTPAIATNSHNMRALGLGYADLGALVMSLGLAYDSDEARAWAATVTALMSGEAYLQSARIAATRGSFSEFKKNRTAMLGVIKAHREKALQIRPLDVPEQMVAEIVGIWDKALEMGKEHGFANCQVTVLAPTGTVAFMLDCDTTGVEPELALIKYKTLSGGGHLKIVNRTVARALERLGYPPVVVQDILAKIEETGTIEGIREVLHEHLPVFDCAFRPISGKRCISPEGHIRMMAAIQPFISGAISKTVNLPNDVTVEQIEEVFRLAWRLGLKAIAVYRDGCKAIQPLGLGAKEAVKAAQPVRRRLPVDCTTVRHKFEVAGQKGYIHTGFYDDGSVGEIFIRMAKEGSTISGLMDTIATLTSISLQYGVPLEALVNKFIHVRFEPSGFTSNPDIPMAKSLTDYIFRYLGIRFLNKEQQEAAGLLPSGTPNHQLLEGSGSAPTPAEPLRRVGTSGHAFNPQSDAPACPDCGAIMVRNGSCYNCLNCGATSGCS; this is encoded by the coding sequence ATGGCTGAACGAATTCCATCCATAAGGGAGCGGCGACGCCACGATCTCCCCTCAACAGTAGAGGTCACGGCTCAAGGCCTGAAATTTCACAGGCTCTTTTCCGTGGCCGGCCGCGACCCCATGGAAATGGTCGAGTGGGAGCGGCGCTCGGCGATCATCCGCAACGACAAGGGAGAGGTCATTTTCGAGCAAACGGGTGTTGAGGCCCCGGCATTTTGGTCGGACATGGCGGTAAATGTCGTGGTCTCCAGGTATTTCCGCGGCAGAGCCGGCAACCCTGAAAGAGAAACAAGCATTCGTGGTCTTATTCTGCGCGTTGCGGACACCATCGTTAATTGGGGTCGTGAACAGGGTTACTTTGCTTCCGATGACGACTCGAACATATTCCGAGATGAATTGATCTACCTTTTGGTTTTCCAAAAGGCGTCTTTTAACAGTCCCGTATGGTTTAACGTGGGGATCGAGGCCTCGCCGCAATGCTCCGCGTGCTTCATTCTGAGCTTGGATGACACAATGGATTCGATCCTCCGGTGGTACACCCAGGAGGGCATTATCTTCAAGGGGGGGTCCGGTTCAGGAGTAAACGTCTCCAGGCTCAGGTCCGCGCGTGAACAGCTCAGCGGGGGAGGTACCGCGTCCGGACCTATCTCTTTCATGAAAGCTGCCGACGCGTCCGCGGGAGTAATAAAATCAGGGGGCAAGACCCGCCGCGCGGCCAAGATGGTCATACTGAACGCAGATCACCCGGATATTCTCGATTTTATCCGAAGCAAAGCCACCGAAGAGAAGAAGGCTCAAGCTCTGATCCGTGCAGGCTACGACGGGTCCCTGGAAGGAGAGGCCTATGCCACGGTCGCGTTCCAGAATGCAAACCACTCAGTCCGTGTCACCGACGAATTCATGAAAGCCGAGAAGGATGACGGGGAGTGGAAGACAAGGTTCATACTTTCCGGGGAAACGGCCGGCACGTACCGCGCTCGGGACCTGTTGCGCGAAATAGCCCAGGCTGCCCACACCTGCGGTGACCCCGGCATTCAGTTCGATACAACCATCAACCGCTGGCACACCTGTCCCGAAACAGCTCCGATTCGCGCCTCCAATCCTTGTTCGGAATATATGCACGTGGATGATTCCGCCTGCAACCTGGCCTCTCTCAAGTTGACCGCCTTCTTGGACCCCAGTGATTTGTTTAGGGTGGATGCCTTCCGCCATGCGGTGGACATCATGATAACGGCCCAGGACATACTGGTGGACAAGGCTTCATATCCTACCCCGGCCATTGCCACGAACTCGCACAATATGCGGGCCCTCGGTCTTGGTTACGCGGACCTGGGGGCCCTTGTTATGTCTCTGGGTCTTGCGTACGATTCCGATGAAGCCCGTGCCTGGGCCGCAACCGTCACGGCCTTGATGTCCGGCGAGGCCTACCTGCAATCCGCCAGGATCGCGGCAACGAGAGGCTCGTTTAGCGAGTTCAAGAAGAATCGAACCGCAATGCTGGGCGTAATAAAGGCACATCGAGAAAAGGCCCTTCAGATTAGACCTTTGGACGTGCCGGAACAGATGGTGGCCGAAATCGTCGGCATATGGGACAAGGCCCTGGAAATGGGGAAAGAGCATGGTTTCGCCAACTGTCAGGTCACAGTGCTGGCACCGACGGGTACGGTAGCATTCATGCTCGATTGCGACACCACGGGCGTGGAACCTGAGCTGGCCCTCATAAAATACAAAACTCTTTCCGGGGGCGGCCACCTGAAAATAGTTAACAGAACGGTAGCCAGGGCGCTCGAGCGGCTGGGGTATCCGCCGGTGGTGGTTCAGGACATTCTGGCAAAGATTGAGGAAACAGGTACCATCGAGGGTATTCGGGAGGTCCTTCACGAACATTTGCCCGTGTTCGATTGTGCCTTCAGGCCGATTAGCGGCAAGCGGTGCATTTCACCCGAGGGGCACATAAGAATGATGGCAGCAATACAGCCCTTCATATCCGGTGCGATTTCCAAGACGGTGAATCTGCCCAATGACGTGACGGTTGAACAAATCGAAGAGGTTTTTCGGCTTGCGTGGAGACTTGGCTTGAAGGCTATCGCCGTATACAGAGACGGATGCAAGGCCATTCAACCCCTGGGTCTGGGGGCCAAGGAGGCGGTTAAGGCTGCGCAGCCCGTTCGTCGGCGCCTCCCGGTGGACTGCACGACCGTTCGTCACAAATTCGAGGTTGCCGGCCAAAAGGGGTATATTCACACGGGATTTTACGACGACGGCTCCGTGGGAGAAATCTTTATCCGAATGGCTAAGGAGGGGAGCACCATCTCGGGACTCATGGACACCATCGCGACCTTAACCTCCATTTCTTTGCAGTACGGTGTGCCGCTCGAAGCCCTTGTCAACAAATTCATCCACGTACGGTTTGAACCCTCCGGCTTCACCTCCAACCCGGACATACCGATGGCAAAGTCGCTCACGGACTACATTTTCCGATACCTGGGCATCCGTTTTCTGAACAAGGAGCAGCAGGAGGCCGCGGGCCTGCTTCCGTCCGGCACGCCAAACCACCAGCTTCTCGAAGGGTCCGGATCGGCCCCAACTCCGGCGGAACCATTGCGACGGGTCGGAACGAGTGGGCACGCGTTCAATCCGCAGTCCGACGCGCCTGCCTGTCCCGATTGTGGTGCAATTATGGTAAGAAACGGCTCCTGTTACAACTGCCTTAACTGCGGCGCCACCAGCGGTTGTTCATAG
- a CDS encoding ankyrin repeat domain-containing protein, which translates to MNRLIGRSIVMFVLLISSLSGAALAAPLEEDLLNAVRAGDQKKVEQLLAKGANVNAKDAEGFTPLMEASVEGDLEIVKALMAKGADVNAKNEEGDTALIGACFAGHSELVKLLLEKGADVNAVNKDGVSALFGAAFEGRSDLVKMLLDKGSNVNVKENRNGATPLIVAAFEGNKEVIEQLLAKGADINAKDNEGNTALSLASTRGHAAVVEFLKARGAN; encoded by the coding sequence ATGAACAGGTTGATTGGTCGATCGATAGTCATGTTCGTCTTGCTGATAAGCTCCCTTTCGGGCGCGGCTCTAGCCGCCCCGTTGGAAGAAGATCTCCTGAATGCCGTCAGGGCTGGAGATCAAAAAAAGGTGGAACAGTTGCTGGCCAAAGGGGCCAACGTCAATGCCAAGGACGCAGAGGGATTCACTCCACTCATGGAGGCCTCGGTGGAAGGCGACCTGGAAATCGTGAAGGCGTTGATGGCTAAAGGGGCTGACGTAAACGCGAAAAATGAAGAAGGAGACACCGCATTGATCGGGGCGTGCTTCGCCGGGCACTCCGAACTGGTGAAGCTGCTTCTGGAAAAAGGGGCTGACGTAAACGCGGTCAACAAAGACGGGGTCTCAGCTCTGTTCGGGGCCGCGTTCGAAGGAAGATCAGACTTGGTTAAGATGCTGCTGGATAAGGGATCCAATGTCAACGTCAAAGAGAACAGGAACGGAGCCACTCCGTTGATCGTGGCCGCTTTTGAAGGAAACAAGGAAGTCATCGAGCAATTACTGGCCAAGGGCGCGGACATCAACGCGAAAGATAACGAAGGCAACACGGCGTTAAGCCTTGCTTCGACCCGTGGGCACGCTGCGGTTGTGGAATTCCTTAAGGCTCGTGGAGCCAACTAG
- the phoU gene encoding phosphate signaling complex protein PhoU, which translates to MRTNVRLRLRRKIEKLNSRLVSVGAQVEEGVQLAVRAIEARDADLAAGVIDGDVEIDREEVDLEEECLEILALHQPVAVDLRHIIAVLKINKDLERAGDLAVNIAETAVHLSSAARIEVPKDYFVMARKTQSMLRTSLDAFVNMSVESAYEVLAEDDEVDRMKHTLHKEFEDRVKEESGSIQPLTHLFLVSRHLERIADLATNIAEEVIYMVTGEIVRHGKKTLAESTGWGMATQCGGPESPSDT; encoded by the coding sequence ATGCGAACCAATGTGCGGCTCAGGCTCAGGAGAAAAATAGAAAAATTGAATAGTCGGCTCGTCTCCGTTGGGGCCCAGGTGGAGGAAGGGGTCCAGCTTGCGGTAAGAGCAATCGAGGCGAGGGACGCGGACTTGGCTGCCGGCGTCATTGACGGTGACGTGGAAATCGATCGCGAAGAAGTCGATCTGGAGGAGGAGTGCCTGGAGATCCTCGCGTTGCATCAGCCTGTGGCCGTGGACCTGCGCCACATTATTGCCGTGCTTAAAATCAACAAAGATTTGGAAAGAGCGGGCGATTTGGCGGTCAACATCGCCGAAACCGCGGTACACCTCAGCAGCGCGGCCAGAATAGAGGTCCCCAAGGATTACTTCGTGATGGCCCGCAAAACACAATCCATGCTCAGAACAAGCCTCGACGCATTCGTCAACATGAGTGTCGAATCAGCATATGAAGTTCTGGCAGAGGACGACGAAGTAGATCGAATGAAACACACCCTCCACAAAGAGTTCGAGGACAGAGTCAAGGAAGAATCTGGATCGATCCAGCCTCTTACACATCTCTTTCTAGTGTCTCGACATCTGGAACGAATTGCCGATCTGGCTACAAACATAGCAGAAGAAGTCATATACATGGTCACAGGGGAAATCGTGCGCCACGGCAAAAAAACCCTGGCTGAGTCGACAGGCTGGGGCATGGCCACTCAGTGTGGCGGGCCGGAATCCCCTTCCGATACGTAG